In the Primulina tabacum isolate GXHZ01 chromosome 7, ASM2559414v2, whole genome shotgun sequence genome, GcactagtatatattatacatataaaaataattaaattcaatatAAGTGAGAGTTTGATCATTTTTTTAGTATGGCCTTGGTCTGCACCTGTTTAATGTCATATTAGTACTTTCGTAGTAATGTGATTAAatttaacaaaaaattaaaaacacttgactaaaattcaattttaaCATTAAAGAtcgatatatatattatatatgggGTAAACACTTGTGTGAGACGGCcttacaggtcgtattttgtgagacaaatctcttatttggatcatccatgaaaaattattactttttatactaagagtattaaattttattgtgaatatcggtacggttgacccgtctcacatataaagattcgtgggaccgtctcacaagagacctactcatatacGGACGACCAATATTACAATCTTCCAACCTATATATTTCTTTAATATCAAACCGAATTACTTTCTCCACGTATTTATTCTATGGTAAAACAATGGGCAGATTCTGGTTTCGAGAAGATAAATTAAATTACCTCATCGAACTTCGAAAAATGAAGATCAATGCCCCAAAAAAAATCCAGTACATACACTAAAAGCAAGAAATAAAGCTAAAACAAATTGTGTAGATATAAATTAGAAACACGAAAAATATTCGatccaattaaataaaatattatatttgttatatattctgagtatttataatatttaaggATAATTTTAACCACTTGCAAGTCACGTGACAAGTAGCCACTTTTTTAATTTGCAGTAAATTTTAGAGTTGTGAGTGGGTGGGGTGGATGCATGCACCTTCCCaaatattgaaatatatatatattattcgcATTCATTGAATcttacttaaaaaaaattactttattGGGCCCAACTCTTATTTAAACCAATCAACTTGCTCAGTGGGGActtttatattcaccacaaaaatccaaagatatatatatatatataatatatatcttAAAAAGCAAAAATACAAAGATATTGCACAAGCTTTAAAAGATAGAACGAGGGTCATTTTTGTAATTTAATATAATACAAAGATATAGAAATTcctaaatatttatataataaattcattAAAGAGTTCATAGCGATGGTTCAAAGGGAACTCATATTtctattcaaataaaataaccaaatttttttttttaaaatatggatatatccatttattttttaaattttcaactaATTCTAATTAAATACCAGTGGAATGAAAGACACTATTGATTATTGAATCATATTCGTATTAACTTATCAATAACATTTGGTAGAATTATAATGAAAATTTTACAATCACCATAGCTTTATTGATATTAAATGGAGATTAATAATGCATCTATAGTTCTAATTGGCATATCTAGAAATGTCCAAAGTTTGGTgcaataaatatattttcacaaattttttatttaatttattttaataaaaatataatatcaataataatgttgtaatatttattttcaaacaAATAAAAAACTAAATTTTGTTGGCCAATAAAGTTTTAATAATCCTTcaaaaaaaacaattaattttagaaaatattaatcTACAATACACAAGGTTAAAACTGTCATTTCAAGTCAAAGCGAACAAAGTGTTTTCGATTTTTCAATcagataatatatatttataataaaaaataatattttattataaaatattaataataattttttgctcataaaatttataatatatgacCATATTCTGATAGTTTTATTGTCCCAATGAATTAGACATGGTAAAATTTGGACCAAAGAATATTCAAAAAAACGAAGTCAACATACCGGAATCCCCGACCGTCGCCGCTATCTGGTTGAGAAACACCGCCGGAGAGCTACTGTGCCGCACCAAAGAAGGAGAAGCTCCTTCGGCGTTGCCACCTCCGACAACACCAAACCCGTACGCCCGCTGCAACCCAATCGTACTATTAGCCTTACTGGGCGGAGGCGGTTCCTCTCTGCTGGGATTGCTCACGCTGTCGGTCTGGCTGCGCCCTGCGGCGGAGAGTTGAGAGTGGCCGGAGAATTCTCTTGCTGCACCAACGACTGAATCAACAGAGGCAGCCAGGAGGGAGCTGGGTGCAGAATCGTAGCGCATGAGTCCGCTGCCGGAGGAGGCGAGGCCCATTGAACCTTGTGATGAAGATGAAGTGGAGGAAGGATACATGAGAGGGAAATGGAACTTAAAAAGTTTGTGGGGGAGAGAGGGTATTTGATAGACTTTGGAATAaggttttttatatttatactcTCCGTTTCTTATCCACATGCCCACTTGTGTCATGCCACCATgtgtgacaaataaaaatattattatttttaaaacaaagaaataatttcatcaaataataataataacaataatcataatattaataatgACATAGAGGActccaaaaacatgaaattataaataatgatttTTGCATTACAGTACAGAGAAATAGATTTGAGATATAGAGACAAGGGGATAAATATagtgaaaatagaaaaataaaattcaccaaaaactcaaatccttctccgaaattttttggaaaatatttatcATCCCACTCTTACCATGAAAACATTAAGTTGTAGAGGtatcttaaaatcataaacaaaattcgtcaaaaaaaaaaatcaagagcTCAAACAACACTTGTTGGAACTTACCCAGCAAGATAGCAATGTTCAGGACTTTATTTTGATATTTCGAAAACTATTTCGTACTAAAAATCTGAACAAAAGTTGTTTGAGGTGGTGTCTAGTTTACATAAATGTCGACCAATCATTCAAAGGTGGCCGGAAACTATGATTTCTGACGGCCACAAAACTATTCAAAATTGTTTCATAGATATAGAATTTGGGATATATCAGTTCAGGACTTTGaaaattgtataaaaaaattgtaGCTCATAACACATCAAATTCACTCCATATATTCTGGCCGCACGTTGTGGCCGGAGCTCGGACATGTTCCGATACCATGATGTGGCACCATACACCATATACTGTTAGAGCACCGCTTCGAAAGATCAGATCCACCTGCAAGTGAATGACGAAGAAGAGAATTTCATAGAGAGAAGTTACAGACTATCAAGAGAGAGGAATTGAATTCAGGGGGCTGTcctcttttcttttattttctccTTTTATCTCGGAACAAGTGTCCCTCCCTTTTGACTTACAATAGCTAGGCTTATAAACGTGTTTTTGTTTCCTAAAGTTTATTCACGCTTTGTACACTACTCTCCCAATTGATAAGCACTTTCCCACAATTGATATACAATTATTCTGATATAAAGTCTACTAATCTCCTAATTGCACTTCTTGTGCGTTGTGGCCTCTGCTCTCTTGTCTCAGGTATCTCTGGACACGTAACATTGCTCCCCCCGTTAGACAACACCTTGCCCTCAAGGTGAAAATCTGGATAGAGTTGCTGGAATGAGCTCAAATCTTCCCAAGAAGTATCTTCCAAAGGTAGACCCGACCATTGTACCAAGAGTTGAGGCACCCACGTATTCTGCCGGCGAATTCGACGATGATTTAGAATGGCCAAGGGGGACACTAAAGGTTGATTCTCCACAAAAGTGACAGGAAGTGACAGTGCGGAAACCtctgctggatttggacaagCTTTTAATACCGAAATGTGAAAAATTGGATGGATTTTCACTGTTGGTGGTAGCTCCAATTTATATGCAACAACACCCACTCGTTTAAGGATTTTGAACGGACCATAAAACCTTTTGCTCAACTTGGTATAACGATGCCCAGCCAAGGAAGTTTGCTTGTGGGGTTGTAACCGAACATAGCAATATTGTCCCACCTCAAAGACTTTTTCTGAACGTTTCTTGTCAGCATGCATTTTCATCCGTTCTTGTGCTTGCATCATATGAGC is a window encoding:
- the LOC142550639 gene encoding uncharacterized protein LOC142550639, with the translated sequence MTPFEAVFGKPPPSIPSYIPNSSSVEAADTLLRDRDELLSTLRAHMMQAQERMKMHADKKRSEKVFEVGQYCYVRLQPHKQTSLAGHRYTKLSKRFYGPFKILKRVGVVAYKLELPPTVKIHPIFHISVLKACPNPAEVSALSLPVTFVENQPLVSPLAILNHRRIRRQNTWVPQLLVQWSGLPLEDTSWEDLSSFQQLYPDFHLEGKVLSNGGSNVTCPEIPETREQRPQRTRSAIRRLVDFISE